The Chionomys nivalis chromosome 4, mChiNiv1.1, whole genome shotgun sequence genome contains the following window.
GTGCTCACGTGTCCTCGGGGCTGCCTTTATTGTGTGAGTTGGTGCTAATGCTCTCCCAGAGGGTTAGTGCCATATGGAGCAGACAGAAGGGCTGTGGCAGTGGATTTCTGAGAAAAGGGTCCAGGTCTAAGCAAGTGGCTCCCTGATAGACTTTGACTTGCTTACCTGTGAAATTCAAGATAGTTCTTAGGCTTCTGGTAATGGTGCTTATCCTGGCATGGTTTCCCTTCTGTCTGTACCAGTTTATCACATCGCTGTTGTCCTCCACTGCGATTCTGTCAAGAGCTATTGTAAGAGAAACGTGTCCTCGCTGTTTGAAGATCTTATCCCAAGTCTACGATGCTGTTAGGACACACTGCACATGCTGTGTGATTTTACAGAACAGGGATTGAACTGCTAATCCTGACGTTCAACGCTCTTCTTCCTGTTCTCACTAATAAGACATAATCTATTTGCAAATCAATGTGTAGCTTATATAGTTGCACACATAGGTTTGTAGGTGGCGGGACAAATATCCCTCTGTGTTGGTGAAACACAGGACCCATGAAACCCGCTTTCCTTACGACGCATAGCATTCGGATATTTTCTAGACCTAGCATATTCTGtattgttatgtttttgtttttatttggtttctttttcaaaatctatttgtattttgcgtgcattggtgttttgcctgcatgtatgtctttgtgggggtgtcggatcccctggaactggagttccagacagttgtaagctgacATGTGATTGCTGGAAATTAAGCctgggtccttgggaagagccacccgtgttcttaacctctgagccatctctctaacccccttGTTATTGTGGTCTGAGGCTCCAAGTCAACCCAAGAAGACACAGAGATTACCGAAAGGCAAGATTTAATgcaggcactcaggaggtagaggcaggcagatctctgtgagttcgagtccagcctggtctacaagagctagttccaggacaggaaccgaaacctacagaaaaaccctgtctcgaaaaatccaaaaaaaaaaaaaaaaaaaaaaaaaaaagatttaatgcAGGACAGTACAAGAGAAGGGAGCATGAGGAGGGACCTGGTCCATCAGGGCTGCAGAACAGAGGACTGAACTGTGACCCCGAATGCTAGTTGAAGCAAACATTTAAGcacaaaaatcacaaacattTTTTTGCCAAGGAACAGTTACAATTTTCACCAATCAGGTTAGGGGCTTCCTGGTGTGTTCCATCATTGTCAGCCCACATACATTGCAAGCTTTCAGTCCAACCATTTTGTCAGCCCACATACATTGCAAGCTTTCAGTCCAACCAGTCAGATTCATTTGTGCTTTCTGTTGTTAGGAACAGCACAATAGTTTAAAGAACTAAGGGACATAACAAACCATTTCCATTGTTTAAGGAGGAGCTTGGTCAGTCATTGGAAGGTTCCCAGTTTCACTAGGGCTTGGGAACCTGAACTTTGGTTCACCCTTACAGGTAAAGTGAAGTCTGAAGTCATTAGGAcaaggtgctttttttttttttttttttttgcctgttccCACCATCACGTTTTTAGAGCGTGTTAGCCATATTCTGTTAAGTAGATGTGTGACACAATAGTTGGTCACACATAGCACTGCTAGGCTGCGGGAAGCTGGCTAGCTGCTCTGCTGTGGCTGCTCCATTTCACTTGCGGAGGCACCAGACGCTCGAGGAAGATTTCCTAAGACTGAAGTTCCACGactctgtttttctgtttaaataatacCACAAGATTGTTGAACATTTTAGGTTAGTTTTTGACTGAGAAATGACTAAGCAACTCTCTCaaatagaaagaaggaaaatcaagAAGCCATGAGTCTCCCTTTTGTGGTAGAGCTATTGCAAAGGCCTGGGACGCTGTGTGCTGGGGTGTGTTCCAGGCAGACAAACAGGGCGTTGTGACTGGTGCCGATGACATTCTTTGGGAGGATTCTTCAGTCTGAGTGATTAATTTCTACCTAGGCTCTCCAAAACACTGCAGTTATCAAAGCTTAATAAACATATGTAGCCTTCTAGTGtgtctttctgctttctcccttcAAAATGTCAGACAGTGTTGTATATTAGAATACTGAAAAtagctatttttaatttctaaaccTGTCACTAAAATAATTTAGGGCCTCTGGGATGAATTTTTTTAGGTCTTTCCCTAAACCATAAACAAAAAATTGGCCAGTTTCTCAGAGTAAAGATGATAATTTtaggttctttctttctcttttaagtaaggtctcatgtagcccatacTGTCCTCatgtagtcaaggatggccttgaactcctgatcctcctgcccctgtccTACCCCACAAACAAGTGCGaggattataggtgtatgccaTTGCTCCCAGCTTAATTTTGAAGATCtttaattcttcattttgtttgaaCTATAACAAGCAACTCTAAATTTCAAAAGagcaaacaaagcaaataatTCATTCTGTTAATTATAACTGAGGACTTCTTTTCTCCCTCACTTGTTAGGTTTGTATTGATCTACTAGGAATTTTGTGCCTCTCAATTCAGTATTAGTATCTGAACAGAGTACAAAGGTATATTTTAAAGGATGGTTTTAAGATGTAAAAACATATATGTGTGCGAGTCTCCTGAAGAGGATGTAGgattccatggagctggagttaccaaCTGTTGTGGGCTGCCTGACGTGAGTGGTGGGcactgaaccaggtcctctgcccttacccccgagccatctctccggcacTTACAAATCTAGCTTGACTTGATTCCAAACTGTCAGTTTTCATCAGCGTTTGAGCAGCCAGCCTCTAAGTCACAGGAGGTTGACACTGTAAATCTTccttaaaatttcaaaaggatTCAAGCAGAATTCAAGAGATGTTACAGGcatggaaatcagagaaaagCATCTCGAACCTTTTGCTCACAATAAACAGTATGCTTTTCCAGCTGCAGaaggtggggtgtggggtggacTACACAGCACCCCTCAGGACTGGAGTGGATCCGTGAGGGTTTCTGCTGCTTTACGAGGCAGGGCTTTTGTCGTTCACAAAGGAATGGGGTGCACAAATTAAGATCTGTCTtagggcacacctgtaatctcaacattcaaggcagaagcaggggcTTGATGGCagccaggactatgcagagaaagcctgtctcaggaACAAACTgaatcaacaacagaaacaagctATGAAAGGTGAACGAAAAATGCTGTAGCTCAGAGCAAGGAGGTCTTTTAGAGAGGGTGAGTAGAGGTTCTTATGGAGAACGTAACTCATGAGCAGTTTCCTTACCCACACCAGCAGACTTGCACAAGGCCTGGCCCAAGCCAGCTTGTGTGCCTGGGGAGCAGCATGGGAGCTGGAGGCTCCTCTCCAGGACCGTGGAAGTCACTCCTGACATAGCATACAAGCACAGCAGGCAGAGTTTAAACCAGGAACAACCACTTCAATCCTAACTGAGTCAGACCTCCTTAAAACTGCGGAGGGAACTGGGCAAGCCCCCAAGAGTCAGGAAAAGTTAAAGAATAAAGAGCTGAGTGCCATGGACTTATATGATACAGCATGCCCTCGTTACGTGTTAAATTTAATGTacattcccaaatattttcaTCAACCAACATTTTACTTCAAAAGATATAGTctgagctgggtggtagtggcacatgcctttaatcccagcacttgggaggcagaggcaggaggatctctataaattcaaggccagcctggtctgcagagcaagttctagataaccagggttacacagcaaaaccctgtctcgaaaaacaacaacaaaaagaaaagaaagcatcatttGTATTATCTTCATAAATGTGGATTTAATACTGGTAGTTTTAAATGTCAAATAACACTTTCTTCACATGTAGACACAGGCAACATGGAGGTGTTGCACCTGTACGGCAGTGAGCAACAGAAGCAGCAGTGGCTGGAGCCCCTCCTTCGTGGAGATATCACCTCTGCATTCTGTATGACAGGTAGGAGCAAGTCCCAGCCCTATCTCCTTTCATTGTCATTCTGGGGTCATCCTGGGTGGATCACCTGAACAGTGTGGGGTGTAGCCAACTTTGCCCACGGCCTGAATGTGTTTGCTTGGAGCCTGGTTTGAAATGCTGGCATCCTTGAATGCTCAGGATAGTCACCCCTGTCCTTTGGGGTAGCTCCAGATGCATTTTGGTAGTCTGCTTCAGCATCAACAGCGGGGTGATGGCTTCTAAATTGTGCTGTTTCTACAACTGCTGCCCGTGGATATTCATCCTTGTGATGTTTATATGACTGTAAACTACTCAGCTATTCCATAATCCTAGCAAGCCAGAACGTAAACCGGTAGGCATATTGCTGAAAGCACGGAGTAGGGAAACGATGATGACAATGGTGTTGGTACATTTGTATATTGGAAACGGGAATTTAAAACTTcgtttaaagacaaaaatcacatctCGACTTGAGTTTAGAAATAAGTTCAATTTGATTTAGTCATAATGTGAAGTTCATCTTGACCTTTCACTCATGaccagattatttatttatttatttttggttttgatttttcaagacagcatttctctgtatagccctggctgtcctggaactcactttgtagactaggttggttcaaactcagagatccacctgcctcttcctcctgagcgctgagattaaaaacatgcacctCTACCACCCACTAGATTTgactatttttatataatatacaaatattatacGCACATATATAACTGTTTATATAATAACAAAAGTTCTTTCTACTTAATTCATCAAGAGGTGTTTATTGTATTGAACGCCTACAGAATGGTGTGATGACAGTGTTTCCACAGCACCAGCCTCAGGCCACAAAATAAGCTCGCCGTCCCTTCTCTGAAACCAGCTTCTggagttttaaaaagaatctgtGAAGCATCCCAAGGACTCAGTTAAGAGAGCAGAAAAGGGGCGGGGACAcggctcagtctgtaaagtgtttgccacacaaacatgTGGACCCGAGTTCCACTCCCAGGATCCTCACAGATGTCACATCTGATGTGAAGTGACACACAAGTGTAAGCACAGCACTGGGGTTGTTACAGGAAGATCCCTgcggctccctggccagccaggctaACCAGTCACCACCGAGTACCGGGATCATACCAGGccaagccaatgagagaccaGAGGAGGAATGACAACTGAAGTTGTCTGGTCTCCATATACACACGTGTTCCAGCgtgtgagcacacatacacatataaacatacaaaataaaaacagggacAATACAGGAGCAAGGTCAAAGCTGATTGGTCCCTATATGCCATGCAGTAAAGAGACTTTAAGGATATTTACAGGTGTTGCACAGAGAGCGTTCAGGAGAACTGAGTATGGAGAAGACCTGGATGTCGCTGGCAGATACATTCCCAGTAGCACCTTTAAGGCGCAAGTGGGAGTTGTTGGTGAGAGTAGAGAAACCCAGCCTGCCCTCAGTTAAAGCAGATTCCCACTGGGGCAAGTCAAAGGCAGTGTTATCTGGTTTTGGTGACTGGGAAAATGCTGAGTGAGTTGTATATGGATTCAGACATCAGCAAAGCCTCCAAGGATACAGTTGTCAGTACTAATCCTGCTGTTCATCCCTCTGTCTTCCAATTCATATTTATCGAATGCTTACAGTGTGTCATTAAGAAAGGggtaaaatggaaagatttaaaaaatacaataatgatggcgcacgcctttaatcccagcactcgggaggcagaggcaggtggatctctgtgagttcgagagcagcctggtctacagagctagttccaggacaggctccaaagccacagagaaaccctgtctcgaaaaaccaaaaaaaaaaataaaaaataaaaaaataaaaaatacaataaaaacccAAGGTGCCTCTGTCCTTGACGAGCTTGCCTTCTCTTGCCCAAGCCTCTTTGGCTAAAGACTGATTTCTGCCTGCCTGTTGATCAAGCTGTTCTTCCTTTCTAGAGCCCAATGTCTCATCAAGTGATGCCACGAACATTGAGTGTAGCATCCAGCGAGATGGAGATGGCTATATAGTTAACGGCAAGAAGTGGTGGAGCAGCGGTGAGTGTTCTCCGTGGTTCTGCTAGCCCTTTGCCAGAGCAATGCCACGATTCCCGGTCACTGCTTTGCGGTCACAGCTTTAAGTCAGCCTCTGAAACACTATCAGACTTAGAAACAGTACCAAGAGAAAAGGTAATTTGATAAGTTGTAGAGtctggggtgtagttcagtgtTGCTAGAACACAGGCTGAGCATTTGTTTGGGGTTCATTCGTAAGTATCAGTACATGTAAAATCAATACAGTAAATACATGTACTGATCAATACATTTACTGTATTGATTTTATTGCCTAAAATATGCATggttaaatgaaaattaaactttATATATAGGATAGTATATTTGCTCATCAGTTCTTAGTAATAGGCCAACCTACATGGGGAAATTCTTTAGGAACTTATAAAATTAGACTCTAGATAGCTATGAGTTTCAAGGCTTGCTTCTAGAATGTGCATAGTGAACCCAGAATGTATTTGGATAATTTTCTTTGGTGACATCATCAGAGCAAATTGCATATATAGGCACTTGCCAGAATGTGTGAACATCTCAGGAAAGTTTATGGGTTTGTCCTTCTTTTAAAGGTTGGGATAAttgccattttatattttataaaatcgcttataaattatgaaacaaaaaaattagagtaAGTTTTGTTGCAATTATTTAAATATtggaattttgcagaaaaatattcttattaaaatttaaataattacaaatacTTATAATTTCCTCaacataattttctttattaattggtTTTAGATCACCTGACTAAGAGCATGATgggattttttaactttttattttaaagttgctGTCTACTCAAAGGAAGTTACAAAATAGTACAGGATGATCTTGGGGGCTCTTTACCTAGTGACTTATCACACAGGATGGTCCCGAATAACCCTTACCCATGACTTATCACACAGGATGGTCCCAGATAACCCTTACACAGTGACTTATCACATGAGATGGTCTTGGGTGCTCATTAGCCAATgttttatatttcataattaCAGTTGCTATCAAAAGTAGGCAGTTGAAATTTCTATGTGGCACATCTAGATTTGAGTAGCCACCACTGTAGTCAAGATGAAAACACCCCACCGCCATAAAGGCCTCCTCTTTAGAGTACagcatttttctccttcccaccaTGCTGTTTTCGTGTAGTAACTTTAATTTCCAGGTTCTGCCCATTGGTTGTTTACTCTCTGGTGTCTGTCTTTGCCACACCCCCACCCTTTGCTCCTTCTTTGTTATCCATTGCAACAACAGTCTAGTGTTGGACATTTGAGTCTCAGTGtaacacaaatattttattttgagtaagaaacctcgtgtgtgtgtgtgtgtgtgtgtgttcaagcaaAAAGCAGAgagcattttatatttaaatggtaAAAGAACTGGTTGGATCTGTAGGAGCCTCGGAATCAAAAGGAATTTCCTCTgcgttctgtctctgtcttctccagGATCCATATTTCTTGGCCACTTTCATGATATAGTTTTTGAAGGAGGCCCCCATGAAGACATACAGGACAGGGTTGAGGCAGCTGTGGAAGAGTGCGATGCTCTCTGTGACTTGGATGGCGACATCCATGCGCTTGCTCATGTCACAGTTGGTGATCAGCAAGTAGATGGCATCTATGGCTTGGCAGAACTTGACAATGTTGTAAGGCAGCTGGGTGACAATGAAAACTACAACCACTGTGAGCAGAACCTTGAGGGGCCGAGACTTTTTAATATTCGGCATCTTGACGAGCGTCCTTGCAGTGATGGCATAGCACACCCCCATGATAAGAAAGGGAACCACAAAGCCGATGCAGATTTCCAGCATCTGAATGGATGCCTTCAGGGATGTTCCCAGGTGGTGCGGGAAGATGGGAGTGCACCTGGCATTGTGATTCACGGTATAAAAAACCAGCTGGGGTATACTCAGCAGGGTAGCAGCCACCCATACACAGCCACATATGATCCAGCAGGGTCTCCCCGCTCCTGATTGGCTGGGAGCCTTAGTGATTGCCCAGTATCTGTCAATGCTGATACAAGCCAGGAACTGCATCCCAGAGACGAAGTTTACCGTGTACAGGGCCGAAGTTACTTTGCACATCATTTTCCCTAGAATCCACCCATGGACTGCGTTAACTGCCCAGAAGGGCAGTGTCACCAGAAGCAACAAGTCTGCCACAGCCAGATTCAGGATGTACACATCTGTCTTGGTCCTCTGTTTCTTGTAATAGGCGTAAATTGCCACAACTGTGGAATTCCCTGCCAGTCCGATGACAAAGGCTATTGCaaagaaggcagggaggaagacTTTTGCAAACTGCCTGACCTCTTCTTTTATGCAGATCGTTTCATACTGGCTGTAGTCGTAAGTGTCATTCATTTCGTTTCCCTCGTAGTAGTATTCTGTTGGC
Protein-coding sequences here:
- the Ackr4 gene encoding atypical chemokine receptor 4, encoding MALEQSQPTEYYYEGNEMNDTYDYSQYETICIKEEVRQFAKVFLPAFFAIAFVIGLAGNSTVVAIYAYYKKQRTKTDVYILNLAVADLLLLVTLPFWAVNAVHGWILGKMMCKVTSALYTVNFVSGMQFLACISIDRYWAITKAPSQSGAGRPCWIICGCVWVAATLLSIPQLVFYTVNHNARCTPIFPHHLGTSLKASIQMLEICIGFVVPFLIMGVCYAITARTLVKMPNIKKSRPLKVLLTVVVVFIVTQLPYNIVKFCQAIDAIYLLITNCDMSKRMDVAIQVTESIALFHSCLNPVLYVFMGASFKNYIMKVAKKYGSWRRQRQNAEEIPFDSEAPTDPTSSFTI